Proteins from a single region of Streptomyces sp. Tu 3180:
- a CDS encoding DUF2520 domain-containing protein, with protein MNTTPQPDPRDRPARLTVGVVGAGRVGPALAASLQLAGHRPVAVSAVSDASRRRAGQMLPDVPVVPPADVLERSELVLLTVPDDALPGLVAGLADTGAVRPGQLLVHTSGRYGAKVLDPALRAGALPLALHPAMTFTGTPVDVQRLAGCSFGVTAPEELRLAAEALVIEMGGEPEWIAEENRPLYHAALALGANHLVTLVAQSLELLRAAGVGAPDRMLGPLLGAALDNALRSGDAALTGPVARGDAGTVAAHVAELRRHAPQTVAGYLAMARATADRALAHGLLKPELAEDLLGVLADGAAGTDGPESPDGTGETR; from the coding sequence GTGAACACAACCCCACAGCCAGATCCCAGGGACCGTCCCGCGCGGCTCACCGTCGGCGTCGTCGGCGCCGGACGCGTGGGCCCCGCCCTGGCCGCGTCCCTCCAGCTCGCCGGGCACCGGCCGGTGGCCGTCTCCGCGGTCTCCGACGCCTCCCGCCGGCGCGCCGGGCAGATGCTCCCCGACGTGCCGGTGGTGCCGCCCGCCGACGTCCTCGAGCGGTCCGAGCTGGTCCTGCTGACGGTGCCGGACGACGCCCTGCCCGGCCTCGTCGCCGGGCTCGCCGACACCGGCGCGGTGCGGCCGGGGCAGCTCCTCGTGCACACCTCCGGGCGGTACGGCGCGAAGGTGCTCGACCCCGCCCTGCGGGCCGGTGCGCTGCCGCTGGCCCTGCACCCCGCGATGACCTTCACCGGCACCCCGGTCGACGTGCAGCGCCTCGCCGGGTGCTCCTTCGGCGTCACCGCGCCCGAGGAACTGCGGCTGGCCGCCGAGGCCCTCGTGATCGAGATGGGCGGCGAGCCGGAGTGGATCGCCGAGGAGAACCGCCCGCTGTACCACGCGGCCCTCGCCCTGGGCGCCAACCACCTGGTCACCCTCGTCGCCCAGTCCCTGGAGCTGCTGCGCGCCGCCGGCGTCGGGGCCCCCGACCGGATGCTCGGCCCGCTGCTCGGCGCCGCCCTGGACAACGCACTGCGCTCCGGTGACGCGGCCCTCACCGGCCCGGTCGCGCGCGGTGACGCGGGCACGGTCGCCGCGCACGTCGCCGAACTGCGCAGGCACGCCCCGCAGACCGTGGCCGGCTACCTGGCGATGGCCCGCGCGACCGCCGACCGGGCGCTCGCCCACGGACTGCTGAAGCCGGAACTCGCCGAGGACCTCCTCGGGGTACTCGCCGACGGAGCCGCCGGCACCGACGGCCCGGAAAGCCCGGACGGCACGGGGGAGACCCGATGA
- the panC gene encoding pantoate--beta-alanine ligase: MTTTLLRTAGELHARARTGRRAVVMTMGALHEGHATLIRTAREIAGPEGEVVVTVFVNPLQFGAGEDLDRYPRTLDADLKLAEQSGADAVFAPAVDEVYPGGEPQVRISAGPMGERLEGAARPGHFDGMLTVVAKLLHLTRPDVALYGQKDAQQLALIRRMVRDLNFGVEIVGVPTVREEDGLALSSRNRYLSPRERRTALALSRALFAGRDRHAAQEALRARAREVPTSRARVEALSAMGESRAAADAHAVAATTAGGPAAVRAAARLVLDEAARLDPPLALDYLALVDPSDFTEIGDDFTGEAVLAVAARVGTTRLIDNVPLTFGTFGAAS, from the coding sequence ATGACCACCACCCTGCTGCGCACCGCCGGTGAACTGCACGCCCGCGCGCGTACCGGCCGCCGCGCCGTCGTGATGACCATGGGCGCCCTGCACGAGGGCCACGCCACACTGATCCGCACCGCGCGCGAGATCGCCGGTCCAGAGGGCGAGGTCGTGGTCACCGTGTTCGTCAACCCGCTGCAGTTCGGCGCGGGCGAGGACCTGGACCGCTATCCGCGCACCCTGGACGCCGACCTCAAGCTCGCCGAGCAGTCGGGCGCCGACGCCGTCTTCGCCCCCGCCGTCGACGAGGTCTACCCGGGCGGCGAGCCCCAGGTCCGGATCAGCGCCGGCCCCATGGGCGAACGCCTCGAGGGCGCCGCCCGTCCCGGCCACTTCGACGGCATGCTCACCGTCGTCGCCAAGCTGCTCCACCTCACCCGCCCCGACGTCGCCCTCTACGGCCAGAAGGACGCCCAGCAGCTCGCCCTGATCCGGCGCATGGTGCGGGACCTGAACTTCGGCGTCGAGATCGTCGGCGTGCCCACCGTCCGCGAGGAGGACGGGCTCGCCCTGTCCAGCCGCAACCGCTACCTCTCGCCCCGGGAGCGGCGCACCGCGCTCGCCCTGTCCCGGGCGCTGTTCGCGGGCCGGGACCGGCACGCCGCCCAGGAGGCGCTGCGCGCGCGGGCCCGCGAAGTGCCCACCTCGCGCGCGCGGGTCGAGGCGCTCAGCGCCATGGGGGAGTCCCGCGCGGCGGCCGACGCGCACGCCGTCGCCGCCACCACCGCCGGCGGCCCGGCGGCCGTCCGCGCCGCCGCCCGCCTGGTCCTCGACGAGGCCGCCCGCCTCGACCCGCCCCTCGCCCTGGACTACCTGGCCCTGGTCGACCCGTCCGACTTCACCGAGATCGGCGACGACTTCACCGGCGAGGCCGTCCTCGCCGTGGCCGCCCGGGTGGGCACCACCCGCCTGATCGACAACGTCCCCCTGACCTTCGGAACGTTCGGAGCCGCCTCGTGA
- a CDS encoding L-aspartate oxidase, with protein MTSTGIRLHAPAPGWSIAADVVVVGSGVAGLTAALRCEAAGLTTVVVTKARLDDGSTRWAQGGIAAALGEGDTPEQHLDDTLVAGAGLCDEEAVRLLVTEGPDAVRRLIATGAQFDESAEGGLELTREGGHHRRRIAHAGGDATGAEISRALVEAVRARGMRTIENALVLDLLTDADGRTAGVTLHVMGEGQHDGVGAVHAPAVVLATGGMGQVFSATTNPAVSTGDGVALALRAGAEVSDLEFVQFHPTVLFLGPDAEGQQPLVSEAVRGEGAHLVDADGVRFMAGQHELAELAPRDIVAKGIMRRMREQDAEHMYLDARHFGAEMWEHRFPTILAACRAHGIDPVTEPVPVAPAAHYASGGVRTDSHGRTTVPGLYACGEVACTGVHGANRLASNSLLEGLVYAERIAADIAAGRDTLHARVPQPLPQSDRPAHPLLPPEARFAIQRTMTAGAGVLRSAASLSEAADRLHHLHAEARDALEENGKTAEPGVDTWEATNLLCVARVLVAAARRREETRGCHWREDRPERDDAAWRRHIVVRLNPDRSLAVRTTDTTDFPPTLPHQAQEQ; from the coding sequence GTGACCAGCACAGGCATACGACTGCACGCGCCCGCGCCCGGGTGGTCCATCGCCGCGGACGTCGTGGTCGTCGGCTCCGGCGTCGCCGGCCTCACCGCGGCCCTGCGCTGCGAGGCCGCCGGCCTGACCACCGTGGTCGTCACCAAGGCCCGGCTCGACGACGGCTCCACCCGCTGGGCCCAGGGCGGCATCGCCGCGGCCCTCGGCGAGGGCGACACCCCCGAGCAGCACCTGGACGACACCCTGGTCGCGGGCGCCGGCCTGTGCGACGAGGAGGCGGTCCGCCTCCTCGTCACCGAGGGCCCCGACGCCGTACGCCGCCTGATCGCCACCGGCGCGCAGTTCGACGAGTCCGCCGAGGGCGGTCTGGAGCTCACCCGGGAGGGCGGCCACCACCGCCGCCGCATCGCCCACGCGGGCGGCGACGCCACCGGCGCCGAGATCTCCCGCGCCCTGGTCGAGGCGGTCCGCGCGCGCGGGATGCGCACCATCGAGAACGCGCTCGTCCTGGACCTCCTCACGGACGCCGACGGCCGCACCGCCGGCGTCACCCTGCACGTCATGGGCGAGGGCCAGCACGACGGCGTGGGAGCCGTCCACGCCCCGGCCGTCGTCCTGGCCACCGGCGGCATGGGCCAGGTCTTCTCCGCGACCACGAACCCCGCCGTCTCCACGGGCGACGGCGTGGCCCTCGCCCTGCGCGCGGGCGCCGAGGTGAGCGACCTCGAGTTCGTCCAGTTCCACCCCACCGTCCTCTTCCTCGGACCCGACGCGGAGGGCCAGCAGCCCCTGGTCTCCGAGGCGGTCCGCGGCGAGGGCGCCCACCTGGTGGACGCCGACGGCGTGCGCTTCATGGCCGGGCAGCACGAGCTGGCCGAACTCGCGCCCCGGGACATCGTCGCCAAGGGCATCATGCGCCGCATGCGGGAGCAGGACGCCGAGCACATGTACCTCGACGCCCGCCACTTCGGCGCCGAGATGTGGGAGCACCGCTTCCCGACGATCCTCGCCGCCTGCCGCGCCCACGGCATCGACCCGGTCACCGAGCCCGTCCCGGTCGCCCCGGCCGCCCACTACGCCTCCGGCGGCGTCCGCACCGACTCCCACGGCCGCACCACCGTCCCCGGCCTGTACGCGTGCGGCGAGGTCGCCTGCACCGGCGTGCACGGCGCCAACCGCCTGGCCTCCAACTCCCTCCTGGAGGGACTGGTCTACGCCGAGCGCATCGCCGCCGACATCGCCGCCGGCCGGGACACCCTCCACGCGCGCGTGCCGCAGCCCCTCCCGCAGTCCGACCGTCCCGCGCACCCCCTCCTCCCCCCGGAGGCCCGCTTCGCCATCCAGCGGACCATGACCGCGGGAGCCGGCGTCCTGCGCTCCGCCGCGTCCCTCTCCGAGGCCGCCGACCGGTTGCACCACCTGCACGCCGAAGCCCGCGACGCCCTCGAGGAGAACGGCAAGACCGCCGAGCCCGGCGTCGACACCTGGGAGGCCACCAACCTCCTGTGCGTGGCCCGCGTCCTGGTCGCCGCCGCGCGGCGGCGCGAGGAGACCCGCGGCTGCCACTGGCGCGAGGACCGCCCCGAGCGCGACGACGCGGCCTGGCGCCGCCACATCGTCGTACGGCTGAATCCGGACCGATCGCTGGCGGTGCGCACCACCGACACCACAGACTTCCCCCCGACCCTCCCTCACCAGGCCCAGGAGCAGTGA
- the nadC gene encoding carboxylating nicotinate-nucleotide diphosphorylase: protein MTTPDLPLVPSGGCGDGCACGADDEAYPECGLDPALAQLLADAGLDPVEVEDIAGVALQEDLAHGVDVTTVATIPEDAVATADFTAREAGTVAGLRIAEAVMSVVCTEEFEVERHTEDGDRVEAGQKLLSVTARTRDLLTAERSALNLLCRLSGIATATRAWADVLEGTGARIRDTRKTTPGLRSLEKFAVRCGGGVNHRMSLSDAALVKDNHVVAAGGVAEAFRAVRERFPDVPIEVEVDTLHQLREVLDAGADLILLDNFTPGECEEAVALVAGRAALEASGRLTLANAKAYADTGVDYLAVGALTHSSPILDIGLDLRAAE, encoded by the coding sequence GTGACCACCCCCGACCTTCCCCTCGTCCCGTCCGGTGGCTGCGGCGACGGCTGCGCCTGCGGCGCGGACGACGAGGCGTACCCGGAGTGCGGCCTCGACCCCGCGCTCGCCCAGCTCCTGGCCGACGCGGGCCTCGACCCGGTCGAGGTCGAGGACATCGCAGGGGTCGCCCTCCAGGAGGACCTGGCCCACGGCGTGGACGTGACGACGGTCGCGACCATCCCGGAGGACGCCGTGGCCACCGCCGACTTCACGGCGCGCGAGGCGGGCACCGTGGCGGGCCTCAGGATCGCCGAGGCGGTCATGTCGGTGGTGTGCACCGAGGAGTTCGAGGTCGAACGCCACACGGAGGACGGCGACCGCGTCGAGGCGGGGCAGAAGCTCCTCTCCGTCACCGCCCGCACCCGCGACCTGCTCACCGCCGAGCGCAGCGCGCTCAACCTCCTGTGCCGCCTGTCGGGCATCGCGACGGCCACCCGCGCGTGGGCGGACGTCCTCGAGGGCACCGGGGCCAGGATCCGCGACACCCGCAAGACCACGCCGGGCCTGCGCAGCCTGGAGAAGTTCGCCGTGCGCTGCGGCGGTGGCGTCAACCACCGCATGTCCCTGTCGGACGCGGCCCTGGTCAAGGACAACCACGTGGTGGCCGCCGGCGGCGTCGCCGAGGCCTTCCGCGCGGTCCGCGAACGCTTCCCCGACGTCCCGATCGAGGTCGAGGTCGACACCCTCCACCAGCTCCGCGAGGTCCTGGACGCCGGCGCCGACCTGATCCTGCTGGACAACTTCACGCCCGGCGAGTGCGAGGAGGCCGTGGCCCTGGTGGCCGGCCGCGCCGCCCTGGAGGCCTCCGGCCGCCTCACCCTCGCCAACGCCAAGGCGTACGCCGACACGGGCGTCGACTACCTCGCCGTGGGAGCCCTCACCCACTCCTCGCCGATCCTCGACATCGGCCTCGACCTGCGAGCCGCGGAGTAG
- a CDS encoding type III pantothenate kinase, translated as MLLTIDVGNTHTVLGLFDGDDIVEHWRISTDARRTADELAVLLQGLMGMHPLLGDELGDGIDGIAICATVPSVLHELREVTRRYYGDVPAVLVEPGVKTGVPILTDNPKEVGADRIINAVAAVDLYGGPAIVVDFGTATTFDAVSARGEYVGGVIAPGIEISVEALGVRGAQLRKIEVARPRSVIGKNTVEAMQSGIIYGFAGQVDGVVNRMARELAADPDDVTVIATGGLAPMVLGESSVIDEHEPWLTLIGLRLVYERNVSRM; from the coding sequence ATGCTGCTGACGATCGACGTGGGCAACACGCACACCGTCCTGGGCCTGTTCGACGGCGACGACATCGTCGAGCACTGGCGCATCTCCACGGACGCGCGCCGCACCGCCGACGAGCTCGCGGTCCTCCTCCAGGGCCTGATGGGCATGCACCCCCTCCTCGGCGACGAGCTGGGCGACGGCATCGACGGCATCGCCATCTGCGCGACCGTCCCCTCCGTGCTGCACGAACTGCGCGAGGTGACCCGCCGCTACTACGGCGACGTCCCCGCCGTCCTCGTCGAGCCGGGCGTCAAGACGGGGGTCCCCATCCTCACCGACAACCCCAAGGAGGTCGGCGCGGACCGCATCATCAACGCGGTCGCCGCGGTCGACCTCTACGGCGGCCCGGCCATCGTCGTCGACTTCGGCACGGCGACGACGTTCGACGCGGTCAGCGCGCGCGGGGAGTACGTCGGCGGGGTCATCGCCCCCGGCATCGAGATCTCCGTCGAGGCCCTCGGCGTCCGCGGCGCCCAGCTCCGCAAGATCGAGGTGGCGCGCCCCCGCAGCGTGATCGGCAAGAACACGGTCGAGGCGATGCAGTCCGGCATCATCTACGGCTTCGCCGGCCAGGTCGACGGCGTCGTCAACCGCATGGCCCGGGAACTCGCCGCCGACCCCGACGACGTGACGGTCATCGCGACGGGCGGGCTGGCCCCGATGGTCCTGGGCGAGTCCTCGGTCATCGACGAGCACGAGCCCTGGCTGACACTGATCGGCCTGCGCCTGGTGTACGAGCGGAACGTGTCGCGCATGTAG
- a CDS encoding BlaI/MecI/CopY family transcriptional regulator, which translates to MPRPLGELEDAVMTRVWKWNRPVTVREVLEDLQKERSIAYTTVMTVLDNLHQKGWVRREAEGRAYRYEAVSTRAAYAAALMNEAWSQSDNAAAALVAFFGMMSEEQRQALTDAVRVVRLPETTPQPQPPAEPPGEARPAEPPEARDENPGSAEGGHGR; encoded by the coding sequence GTGCCTCGCCCATTGGGAGAACTCGAAGACGCGGTCATGACGCGGGTGTGGAAGTGGAACCGCCCGGTGACCGTTCGGGAAGTCCTGGAAGATCTTCAGAAGGAACGGTCCATCGCGTACACCACGGTGATGACCGTTTTGGACAATCTCCATCAGAAGGGCTGGGTGCGCCGAGAGGCGGAAGGCCGGGCCTATCGATATGAGGCGGTCTCCACTCGCGCCGCATACGCCGCCGCGCTGATGAACGAAGCGTGGTCGCAGAGTGACAACGCCGCGGCGGCCCTCGTCGCCTTCTTCGGCATGATGAGCGAGGAACAGCGCCAGGCCCTGACCGATGCCGTGCGCGTCGTCCGACTTCCGGAAACCACGCCGCAACCGCAGCCGCCGGCCGAACCCCCCGGAGAAGCCCGCCCCGCCGAACCCCCGGAAGCCCGGGACGAGAACCCCGGCTCGGCAGAGGGCGGACACGGACGATAG
- a CDS encoding amino-acid N-acetyltransferase has translation MSADTSADSFEGTAKALTVRRARTGDVPAVRRLLDAYVRGGILLDKATVTLYEDIQEFWVAERDDNAEVVGCGALHVMWEDLAEVRTLAVKPGLKGAGVGHQLLEKLLQTARWLGVRRVFCLTFEVDFFAKHGFVEIGETPVDTDVYAELLRSYDEGVAEFLGLERVKPNTLGNSRMLLHL, from the coding sequence ATGTCAGCAGACACCTCAGCGGACAGCTTCGAAGGCACCGCAAAAGCCCTCACCGTCCGGCGGGCCCGCACCGGCGACGTCCCGGCCGTACGCCGCCTCCTCGACGCCTACGTCCGCGGGGGCATCCTGCTCGACAAAGCAACGGTGACGCTTTACGAGGACATCCAGGAGTTCTGGGTCGCGGAACGGGACGACAACGCCGAGGTCGTCGGCTGCGGCGCCCTGCACGTGATGTGGGAAGACCTCGCGGAAGTGCGCACTCTGGCGGTGAAGCCCGGCCTGAAGGGCGCCGGCGTGGGGCACCAGTTGCTGGAGAAGTTGCTGCAGACCGCCCGCTGGCTCGGTGTTCGCCGTGTTTTCTGCCTGACCTTCGAAGTCGACTTCTTCGCCAAGCACGGCTTCGTGGAGATCGGGGAGACTCCCGTCGACACCGATGTGTACGCGGAGCTGCTGCGTTCCTATGACGAGGGCGTCGCGGAGTTCCTCGGTCTCGAACGAGTGAAACCGAACACCCTGGGCAACAGCCGGATGCTTCTGCATCTGTGA
- a CDS encoding Lsr2 family protein, translating to MAQKVQVLLVDDLDGGEADETVTFALDGKTYEIDLTTANADKLRGLLEPYVKGGRRTGGRASGGRGKTRASSGGSQDTAAIRAWAKENGYEVNDRGRVPASIREAYENANG from the coding sequence GTGGCACAGAAGGTTCAGGTCCTTCTTGTCGACGACCTCGACGGCGGCGAGGCGGACGAGACCGTGACGTTCGCGTTGGACGGCAAGACGTACGAGATCGATCTCACCACCGCCAATGCGGACAAGCTCCGCGGCCTTCTCGAGCCTTACGTGAAGGGCGGTCGGCGTACCGGAGGCCGTGCTTCGGGCGGGCGCGGAAAGACGCGTGCTTCTTCCGGCGGCAGCCAGGACACCGCGGCCATCCGCGCCTGGGCGAAGGAGAACGGTTACGAGGTCAACGACCGCGGCCGCGTCCCCGCGTCCATCCGCGAGGCCTACGAGAACGCCAACGGCTGA
- a CDS encoding ATP-dependent Clp protease ATP-binding subunit gives MFERFTDRARRVVVLAQEEARMLNHNYIGTEHILLGLIHEGEGVAAKALESLGISLEAVRQQVEEIIGQGQQAPSGHIPFTPRAKKVLELSLREALQLGHNYIGTEHILLGLIREGEGVAAQVLVKLGADLNRVRQQVIQLLSGYQGKEAATAGGPAEGTPSTSLVLDQFGRNLTQAARESKLDPVIGREKEIERVMQVLSRRTKNNPVLIGEPGVGKTAVVEGLAQAIVKGEVPETLKDKHLYTLDLGALVAGSRYRGDFEERLKKVLKEIRTRGDIILFIDELHTLVGAGAAEGAIDAASILKPMLARGELQTIGATTLDEYRKHLEKDAALERRFQPIQVAEPSLPHTIEILKGLRDRYEAHHRVSITDEALVQAATLADRYISDRFLPDKAIDLIDEAGSRMRIRRMTAPPDLREFDEKIAGVRRDKESAIDSQDFEKAASLRDKEKQLLAAKAKREKEWKAGDMDVVAEVDGELIAEVLATATGIPVFKLTEEESSRLLRMEDELHKRVIGQDDAVKALSKAIRRTRAGLKDPKRPGGSFIFAGPSGVGKTELSKALAEFLFGDEDALISLDMSEFSEKHTVSRLFGSPPGYVGYEEGGQLTEKVRRKPFSVVLFDEVEKAHPDIFNSLLQILEDGRLTDSQGRVVDFKNTVIIMTTNLGTRDISKGFNLGFAAAGDTKTNYERMKNKVSDELKQHFRPEFLNRVDDVVVFPQLTQGDILRIVDLMIGKVDERLKDRDMGIELSQSAKELLSKKGYDPVLGARPLRRTIQREIEDSLSEKILFGELRPGHIVVVDTEGEGETQTFTFRGEEKSALPDVPPIEQAAGGTGPNLSKDA, from the coding sequence ATGTTCGAGAGGTTCACCGACCGCGCGCGGCGGGTTGTCGTCCTGGCTCAGGAAGAAGCCCGGATGCTCAACCACAACTACATCGGCACCGAGCACATCCTCCTGGGCCTGATCCACGAGGGTGAGGGTGTCGCCGCCAAGGCCCTTGAGAGCCTCGGGATTTCGCTCGAGGCGGTCCGCCAGCAGGTGGAGGAGATCATCGGCCAGGGCCAGCAGGCCCCGTCCGGGCACATCCCCTTCACCCCCCGTGCCAAGAAGGTCCTGGAGCTGTCGCTCCGCGAGGCCCTTCAGCTGGGCCACAACTACATCGGCACGGAGCACATCCTGCTCGGCCTGATCCGTGAGGGCGAGGGCGTCGCCGCCCAGGTCCTGGTCAAGCTGGGCGCAGATCTGAACCGCGTGCGGCAGCAGGTGATCCAGCTGCTCTCCGGTTACCAGGGCAAGGAGGCCGCCACCGCCGGCGGTCCTGCCGAGGGCACCCCCTCCACGTCCCTGGTCCTCGACCAGTTCGGCCGGAACCTCACCCAGGCCGCTCGTGAGTCCAAGCTCGACCCGGTCATCGGGCGCGAGAAGGAGATCGAGCGGGTCATGCAGGTGCTGTCCCGCCGTACCAAGAACAACCCGGTGCTGATCGGTGAGCCCGGCGTCGGCAAGACCGCCGTCGTCGAGGGCCTCGCCCAGGCCATCGTCAAGGGCGAGGTGCCCGAGACCCTCAAGGACAAGCACCTCTACACCCTGGACCTCGGCGCGCTGGTCGCCGGCTCCCGCTACCGCGGTGACTTCGAGGAGCGCCTGAAGAAGGTGCTCAAGGAGATCCGCACCCGCGGCGACATCATCCTGTTCATCGACGAGCTGCACACGCTGGTCGGTGCGGGTGCCGCCGAGGGCGCCATCGACGCCGCTTCGATCCTGAAGCCGATGCTGGCCCGCGGTGAGCTGCAGACCATCGGTGCGACCACGCTGGACGAGTACCGCAAGCACCTGGAGAAGGACGCGGCCCTGGAGCGCCGCTTCCAGCCGATCCAGGTCGCGGAGCCGTCCCTGCCGCACACGATCGAGATCCTCAAGGGCCTGCGCGACCGGTACGAGGCGCACCACCGCGTCTCCATCACCGACGAGGCGCTGGTCCAGGCCGCCACCCTGGCCGACCGGTACATCTCGGACCGCTTCCTGCCGGACAAGGCGATCGACCTGATCGACGAGGCCGGCTCGCGGATGCGCATCCGCCGGATGACCGCGCCGCCGGACCTGCGCGAGTTCGACGAGAAGATCGCCGGTGTCCGCCGGGACAAGGAGTCCGCGATCGACTCGCAGGACTTCGAGAAGGCCGCCTCCCTGCGCGACAAGGAGAAGCAGCTCCTCGCCGCCAAGGCCAAGCGGGAGAAGGAGTGGAAGGCCGGCGACATGGACGTCGTCGCCGAGGTCGACGGCGAGCTGATCGCCGAGGTCCTCGCGACCGCCACCGGCATCCCGGTCTTCAAGCTGACCGAGGAGGAGTCCAGCCGTCTGCTCCGCATGGAGGACGAGCTGCACAAGCGGGTCATCGGCCAGGACGACGCCGTCAAGGCGCTGTCCAAGGCGATCCGCCGTACCCGTGCGGGTCTGAAGGACCCGAAGCGTCCGGGTGGCTCGTTCATCTTCGCCGGCCCGTCCGGCGTCGGTAAGACGGAGCTGTCCAAGGCGCTCGCGGAGTTCCTCTTCGGCGACGAGGACGCGCTGATCTCCCTCGACATGTCGGAGTTCAGCGAGAAGCACACGGTCTCGCGTCTCTTCGGTTCGCCCCCCGGCTACGTGGGCTACGAGGAGGGCGGTCAGCTGACGGAGAAGGTGCGCCGCAAGCCGTTCTCGGTCGTCCTCTTCGACGAGGTCGAGAAGGCCCACCCGGACATCTTCAACTCGCTGCTGCAGATCCTGGAGGACGGTCGCCTGACCGACTCCCAGGGCCGGGTCGTGGACTTCAAGAACACGGTCATCATCATGACGACCAACCTCGGCACCCGGGACATCTCCAAGGGCTTCAACCTGGGCTTCGCCGCCGCGGGCGACACGAAGACCAACTACGAGCGCATGAAGAACAAGGTCTCGGACGAGCTGAAGCAGCACTTCCGGCCCGAGTTCCTCAACCGCGTCGACGACGTGGTGGTCTTCCCGCAGCTCACCCAGGGCGACATCCTGCGGATCGTCGACCTGATGATCGGCAAGGTGGACGAGCGTCTGAAGGACCGGGACATGGGCATCGAGCTCTCCCAGTCCGCCAAGGAGCTGCTGTCCAAGAAGGGCTACGACCCCGTGCTGGGCGCCCGGCCGCTGCGCCGGACCATCCAGCGCGAGATCGAGGACTCGCTGTCGGAGAAGATCCTCTTCGGCGAGCTGCGTCCCGGTCACATCGTGGTCGTGGACACCGAGGGCGAGGGCGAGACCCAGACCTTCACCTTCCGCGGTGAGGAGAAGTCGGCCCTGCCCGACGTCCCGCCGATCGAGCAGGCGGCCGGCGGAACCGGTCCGAACCTGAGCAAGGACGCGTAA
- a CDS encoding HAD family acid phosphatase: protein MTEQTGQTRQIGRTWKRALGTAAVTGAVLTMTVAPAGADTAPPAPASAPAVTASVAADVDYDTWQRDCRAVMDQALPYLKQRIANPKPGEKQAIVLDVDNTALETDFGFSFPQPANEPVLEVAEYAQERGVALFFVTARPGIIHAPTEYNLDHVGYESAGLHVRGFLDLFKNVADYKTAQRVAIESKGYTIIANIGNSATDLSGGHAEKTFKLPDYGGQLS from the coding sequence ATGACCGAACAGACCGGACAGACCAGACAGATCGGGCGCACCTGGAAGCGGGCCCTCGGCACCGCCGCCGTCACCGGCGCCGTGCTCACCATGACGGTCGCGCCCGCCGGCGCCGACACGGCGCCGCCCGCCCCGGCGTCGGCCCCGGCCGTCACGGCGTCCGTCGCGGCCGACGTCGACTACGACACCTGGCAGAGGGACTGCCGGGCGGTCATGGACCAGGCGCTGCCCTACCTGAAGCAGCGGATCGCGAACCCGAAGCCGGGCGAGAAGCAGGCGATCGTCCTCGACGTCGACAACACCGCGCTGGAGACGGACTTCGGCTTCAGCTTCCCGCAGCCCGCCAACGAGCCCGTCCTGGAGGTCGCCGAGTACGCCCAGGAGCGCGGTGTCGCCCTGTTCTTCGTGACCGCCCGCCCCGGCATCATCCACGCGCCCACCGAGTACAACCTCGACCACGTGGGCTACGAGTCCGCCGGGCTCCACGTGCGCGGGTTCCTCGACCTCTTCAAGAACGTGGCCGACTACAAGACGGCCCAGCGCGTCGCCATCGAGTCGAAGGGCTACACGATCATCGCCAACATCGGCAACAGCGCCACCGACCTGTCGGGCGGCCACGCCGAGAAGACCTTCAAGCTGCCGGACTACGGCGGCCAGCTGTCCTGA